Proteins co-encoded in one uncultured Draconibacterium sp. genomic window:
- a CDS encoding LuxR C-terminal-related transcriptional regulator, which translates to MDKCRINIAIAEPSAIIYEGLSNILLREGCNHYNLYHFDNIEEILYETPTGKIDLFIANPSLVKGNVKAFHSHKKIGNSMPWVALIYSFFEKEIIDLFDAVIQITDSPETVTYTIQNLVSLKCLCKSVLKEQLTPRETDVLKQLIQGLSNKEIASQLNISTHTVVSHRKNITQKTGIKSQSGLTIYAISNNIINIEDYQE; encoded by the coding sequence TTGGATAAGTGTAGGATAAATATTGCAATTGCTGAACCTTCAGCTATCATATATGAAGGACTATCCAATATTCTGTTACGGGAAGGATGTAATCATTACAACCTTTATCATTTCGATAATATTGAAGAAATATTATACGAAACACCAACAGGCAAAATCGACCTTTTTATTGCAAATCCTTCCCTTGTGAAAGGGAATGTAAAAGCTTTTCATTCTCATAAGAAAATAGGTAATTCTATGCCGTGGGTGGCTCTTATTTATTCATTCTTTGAAAAAGAAATTATCGATTTATTTGATGCCGTTATTCAAATAACTGATTCTCCCGAAACAGTTACTTACACAATACAAAATTTGGTTTCTTTAAAATGCCTATGTAAGTCCGTATTAAAAGAGCAGCTTACCCCAAGGGAAACAGATGTATTAAAACAACTTATACAAGGCTTGTCGAATAAAGAAATTGCCAGTCAGTTAAATATAAGTACCCATACGGTTGTCAGCCATCGGAAAAACATTACACAGAAAACAGGCATAAAAAGCCAGTCAGGACTAACCATTTATGCCATATCCAACAATATTATCAATATAGAAGATTACCAGGAATAA
- a CDS encoding hemerythrin domain-containing protein — MYQTKNPFIKPVMKMSDLIFENPSLLLMMEHFNINIVVRNKTVEQICNENQINQQVFISIANLYNGFNIADTKNMGRQDIVSIILFLKNSHRYYLDEKIPEIRDCINGVYARNNVPEIRLVGKFFDEYSQEVKEHLAYEDVVAFPYFSFLAHDKENVDLNDAQFSAEEYKQHHTDIETKLGELKSLLLKHIPLKQDGSLRRKLLTNLFELEIDLAIHSVIEESILIPLIKKIEKQQKIG, encoded by the coding sequence ATGTACCAGACAAAAAATCCATTTATCAAACCCGTGATGAAAATGTCGGATTTGATATTCGAGAACCCATCACTACTGTTAATGATGGAACACTTCAATATAAACATTGTGGTACGAAATAAAACCGTGGAACAAATATGCAATGAAAATCAAATTAACCAGCAGGTGTTTATTAGCATTGCAAATTTGTATAATGGCTTTAATATCGCCGACACTAAAAATATGGGCAGGCAGGATATAGTGTCAATCATTCTTTTTCTGAAAAACAGCCACCGTTATTACCTGGACGAAAAGATTCCGGAAATTCGTGACTGTATTAACGGGGTATATGCCAGGAATAATGTACCTGAAATAAGGCTTGTTGGTAAATTCTTTGATGAATATTCACAGGAAGTAAAAGAGCATCTTGCGTATGAAGACGTGGTGGCTTTTCCCTATTTTAGTTTTTTGGCACACGATAAAGAGAATGTTGATTTGAATGATGCCCAATTCTCAGCAGAAGAATACAAACAACATCATACTGATATTGAAACAAAACTCGGGGAGTTAAAAAGTCTTTTATTAAAACACATTCCCCTAAAACAAGACGGTTCTTTAAGGCGGAAACTTTTAACAAACCTTTTTGAACTGGAAATTGATTTAGCCATCCATTCAGTGATAGAAGAATCAATACTGATTCCGTTAATCAAAAAAATCGAAAAGCAACAAAAAATTGGATAA